Proteins found in one Ferrovibrio sp. MS7 genomic segment:
- a CDS encoding NUDIX hydrolase — MTETIKKPSPPIRDAATLILYRFEAGRLQVLLGERAASNAFMPKTYVFPGGRLDLADYRVRPAAPLNAATAARFARARITGPRKALALALAAIRETFEETGLRLASPASRSIRGELPQGWAEFCAAGLAPDPSTLAYVCRAVTPPKRPRRFDARFFAAPASVASGELRPSEELGNLLWITPDDAVRLDLPPITQEVLRRLPDWLAEPALHNPDLGIPYFRRGYSGRDTMILE, encoded by the coding sequence GCCGGCCGGCTGCAGGTGCTGCTCGGCGAACGCGCCGCGTCCAATGCCTTCATGCCAAAAACCTATGTGTTCCCCGGCGGCCGGCTGGATCTGGCGGATTACCGCGTGCGTCCCGCCGCGCCGCTGAATGCCGCCACCGCTGCCCGCTTTGCCCGCGCCCGCATCACCGGGCCGCGCAAGGCGCTGGCCCTGGCGCTGGCCGCCATCCGGGAGACCTTCGAGGAAACCGGCCTGCGCCTCGCCAGCCCGGCCAGCCGCAGCATCAGGGGCGAACTGCCCCAGGGCTGGGCGGAATTCTGCGCCGCCGGCCTGGCTCCCGACCCCTCCACCCTGGCCTATGTCTGCCGCGCGGTGACGCCGCCGAAGCGCCCGCGCCGCTTCGATGCCCGCTTCTTCGCCGCCCCGGCCAGCGTCGCCAGCGGCGAGCTGCGCCCTTCCGAAGAACTCGGCAACCTGCTCTGGATCACGCCCGACGATGCCGTCCGGCTCGACCTGCCGCCGATCACCCAGGAAGTGCTGCGCCGCCTGCCCGACTGGCTGGCCGAACCGGCTTTGCATAATCCCGATCTGGGCATCCCGTATTTCCGGCGCGGCTATTCCGGTCGCGACACGATGATTCTGGAATGA
- a CDS encoding NUDIX hydrolase, with translation MSDQESQLPPFARPEQGFPSLEPGTRPVRPRDAASLVLLRRRLSGSWEVLLGRRAGKHRFLPNVYAFPGGRVDLSDKSDTHHKPLDKNTESRLLKHGCSIREAQALGIAAARETWEETGLALGPLVSGNLQPDLSGLAYLCRAITPAQSPIRFHARFFVADAEAASGQLGGSGELLDLSFRPLDDALALPLADITEFVLTQLKGLESLSQPARTAFWRYRAGRPVVSWEG, from the coding sequence ATGAGTGATCAGGAAAGCCAGCTGCCGCCTTTCGCCCGGCCGGAACAGGGCTTTCCGTCGCTCGAGCCCGGGACCCGCCCGGTACGCCCACGCGATGCCGCCAGCCTGGTGCTGCTGCGCCGCCGGCTTTCGGGCTCCTGGGAAGTGCTGCTCGGCCGCCGCGCCGGCAAGCACCGTTTCCTGCCCAATGTCTATGCCTTTCCAGGCGGCCGGGTTGACTTGAGCGACAAGTCAGATACTCACCACAAGCCATTGGATAAGAACACGGAAAGTCGTTTGCTTAAACACGGATGTTCAATCCGTGAGGCGCAGGCTCTGGGCATCGCCGCTGCACGTGAAACCTGGGAAGAGACCGGGCTGGCGCTGGGGCCTTTGGTGTCAGGCAACCTGCAGCCGGATCTCTCCGGCCTGGCCTATCTCTGCCGCGCCATCACCCCGGCGCAGAGCCCGATCCGCTTCCATGCCCGCTTCTTCGTCGCCGATGCCGAGGCCGCCTCGGGCCAGCTTGGTGGCTCGGGCGAACTGCTCGACCTGAGCTTCCGGCCGCTCGACGACGCCCTGGCGCTACCGCTGGCGGATATCACCGAGTTCGTGCTGACCCAGCTTAAAGGCCTGGAAAGCCTGTCTCAGC